A single genomic interval of Alcaligenes sp. SDU_A2 harbors:
- a CDS encoding antitoxin VbhA family protein — protein MAEIGSRETELIKTISGAERDRRVAAVNYARSSVGLEGFSLSAADEEHAQRFINGDIDLEEFVQPRSALVSPKA, from the coding sequence ATGGCTGAGATCGGCTCGCGCGAAACGGAACTAATTAAAACGATATCCGGTGCTGAGCGCGACCGGCGTGTAGCGGCCGTCAATTACGCACGCTCATCAGTCGGTTTGGAGGGATTCTCGCTCAGTGCAGCAGATGAAGAACATGCTCAACGGTTCATCAACGGGGACATTGACCTCGAAGAATTTGTGCAACCGCGGAGTGCCTTGGTAAGCCCAAAAGCTTAG